AGGTGATTTCACGATTGTGGTTGCTGATTGTGGTGAAGAACATGTTTTGGAGGCAGATTTGGGATATCCTgttagtttgcatgatgcacacAATGGTGTGCTGCTATGCCCAGAACACCTAGCCCTGTCCAACGGTTCTGCCACCAAGCTGACGacgacactgggggggggggggggggggagaacatagATACATTATGCACTATAGAACCTCCAACAGTATATCAGTTTGGGAATGGGACTGATTAGAGTCAACAGCAGAAACTCCTTCAAGCAGACACACTGGTTGAAGAACTATTGATGTTAATACTGCACAGAGAGTTCTCATGATGTGTGATGTTtgagacagattttttaaaattaatgaataatgCTATTTTCCAAGAAACCATGGAGTATTTCAGAAACCATTGCATAACTCATGTAGTTTACCACTATGGGCATTATGGCGCACAAGAGTGTACTGCTAGGCCAAATTTTAAATGGCTCAAGGTTTTTAATCAAGGATTAGTCGCTCTGGAAATGGCTGATATTTCGATAGAGTTCCCAAAACCTGTTTATATTGGTATGTGTGTATTGGACatttccaaactccacatgtaccgatttCACTATAATTTTGCAAAGACAAAATTCTCTGATCGATATATACTTTATATGAAAACAGACTTTTTCATCTACTGTGTGAAAGGCTGCGACCCATTTTAAGTGGTCAGGCACAATTCTGAAAAATTCTACACATTCGGATTTGTGGTCAATAATCTTTATGGTAGTAGACTTCAAAACAAGATGATTATCAGCCTGATGGAAGAAGACGTGAATGTGTTGCAGATAATGGCGTTTGTGGGTGTTAGATTCAAAATGTGTGTGTACCTTACTGACATAGGTGTCACCAAAAGGCAGGCTAAGGGCGTGTGTGCAGCCTCCATGGCTCTCATGAGTGATGATTACTTAGAGTGTCTGCTTCTAGGTGAGGATTCTTCTTCTCAGTGAACACGCAGTCACGGAGCATGGGTTGTATACTGTTTCGCAATGTAGAATCAGTCTGTCAGTTCATGACGACACATGAGTCATGTGTGAGGGTGGGATCGCGactctcccatactcacactatacACTTGGCGTGGTTGAGTGTGTTAATAGGTGCTATCTGAGAGTAGTGGATATATATGTGTGAGTGTATGTAGAAGAGCTGCGTGACTGGTTTGTCATAGTTACATAAGTAGGTCTATGTATAAGCATGTGGTTTAGGTGTTGCCTGCATACGCTGCATGTAAATTGCAttcggttggtgcataagttcatcacattttttcattaagtttaataaacataaaagatacacataacaaagactTTAATCATCAAAAATATATTCTGCTCCGCTATTGACGGCAATCTGCCAACCCTACATAACTTttagattctgcgactgtagaaatcacttgcttctgaggcgaagaactcgtcgagccatgttcagagcgcAATTTGATCCATAAAAGAAGTTCGTTGAAGACTTTTGGTTTGATGTAGGAAATGGTAAAAATCTGAGGCTGCAAGATGAGGTGATTAAGGtgagtgcagaatgacttcccaacccaactactGTAGTGTTTTTTGCCAATGTAATGTAATGCGGGAGGGCATTATCGCGGAGTTGTGTCACTTCATGTAGTCTTCCtgttcgttgttcttggattgcgtctgcaagacgtctcagtttttgacaataaatgtcagctgtgatggttacaccttgcagaaacaattcgtagcacaccacaccattgctgttccaccagatgcataacattgtcttaTGCAGGTAAGCGCAGTTctgtgtacagggagttgctgcattGTAGAGTTCAACCAttaatttcttttccttacgttagcataaagacagcaCTTATCGTCACCATTAACAATACATGATAGGGATGGTCGGTGTTATTCCGAGGTactgacgacgagcaagcagataTGAGTAAATGACCACaaactgatttttgtgattgtgaCTTAGAGTTTGTGGTAGCTGATCACACGAGTTtggaaccttccccattgcatgcaaacgtcAGACAATGGTGGCATGATCATGGgtcattacatttgccagttctcgagtacactgacatggatcattgtggattaatgtgtttaaacgatcttcatcaaacactgaaggtcttcctgaatgtggagacttACTAATGTTAAAACGatcgtccttaaaacgagaaaaccattttattaccatgctctgtccactggcattatccccatacatattacgaatgtttctggctgcctccgctactgtcatccttccactgaactcaaacagaacaatatgtcggaaatgttccgatctcTCAACTTGGTAGTCCATTTTCtatcgtccacagctccattcactatcccCAAACGACAGAATGACAATACTTAAGCTCAAATTGCgtaagtgaactacaaataaaaaagacaATGAAGAAATCAATGGCAAGCAGAATACTAGCATGTAAAAGAAAAACGCAAAAAACTTACACACAAATCTAATATGTAAAGTGTATGTAGTATGAGCGTGTGTATGTGTACTGTATATAGGTTTTTCTTCATCTGCTGCTACCCACTCCAGAATTATTAAcgtatatattttttattcatcTCCCATTTTGTTTAAAATACCTAGTCTATTTCAAAAACAAGAATTGCATTACAAAGAATCCCTAACACTGTATCAAAGAAGATTCTCTTTAATATTGTATCAAAAAGAGATGACGTTTATTTTAGACAGCCATGGGAGATATAGTTGTGTAAAAAATGTTTCTCTGTTATTATTTTTCTAAGTCATCCATAAAGGAAAACGTATCTGCGTAGTATCTAATCAATGCTATGTATCTGTTTTCAAAAGAATTATTGTCTACCAAATGAATAAACCAGAAAATTATCAAATATATTTAACTCTCTTGGTCTTTATAAAGAAAAACAACTTATTTCATATTTTTGGATAGTTCAGTAGCAATGTAAAAATACGTAAGCATTATATGCGAGGGCTATTCAcgaagtacattactttttcgtttgtgtccgttaggggcggggctagcgcggccatcctggtgtcatggcattccgccgctcagtcggcatcctgccgtgctagtgagaggttcgtgctgtactccgttgagttactgtggcagtttgaaatatcagcgttaattgaaaatgccgcgaagtgtgaagtgcgtgctgtaataaggtttctgactgcaaaaaactgtacaacgatagaaatctatcggcagctttgtgaagtgtatggggacaacataatcactgaaggtggagtgcgtcaatgggtcataaaatttaaaaatggccgaactaacgttcgcgacgaagagcgaagtggaagacaaaagcatagtgactgccgaacttgtctaaaaagtcgatgccgcggtccgtgaaaaccgtaatttcacaataacggaactctctatgagttttccacaaatttcacgaagtttgttgcacgaaatcattaccgaaaagtttggttaccacaagttttgtgcaccaAAACTCTTGACatagattcacaaaaatcagcgaatggctgcagccttaacgtttttggacgcttacgagaaagatggcgactcattactcgatcgcatcgttacaggtgacgaaacatgggttaagcatgtgaactgcgagacaaaattgcagtaaatgtagtgggggcacacaaattcgccccaaaaacccaagaaatgcatgcagacaatgtcggcaaggaaggtgatggcgactgtcttttgggacagaaaaggtgtgatttttgtggatttcctggaaataggcactacaataaactctcaaaggtattgccaaactctgcacaacctcagaagagcaatacaaaacaagcgtaggggaaagttgggctcaaagattcACGACAAcgtccgggcccacacggcaaatgccactcgtgaagttctcgaatcttttaagtgggagttgtttcctcatccgccgtacagtcccgacctggcaccgagcgacttccacttgttcccagcaatgaagaactggttggctatgcagcgttttgatgacggcgcacagcttcaagaagaggtaaccacgtggtcgaaggcgcaggcggccgaatattacgacgaaggaatttccaagctcgtccatcgctacgataagtgccttaatttaattggtaactacgtagaaaagtagtatttaagtgtggctttcatctgtatataataaaaaaattccaatactttatttatttttaattccaaaacgtaatgtactttgtggatagccctcgtaaattaGATTTTTTTGGTAATGGGGCcacacagtttttttcttttagtgcttgtaCACTACTGACAGGTACAACAGCACTGAATCTTCAAATGAAATAAAGTACAAAAATTTCATTCTTACAGCTCAtttaatttctcttttaatttccgataacattgtggggaagatAAACACATGTAAGTTTCATACATTTCTTTGTCTACACTAGGTAGCATTGCCCTACCATACATGCTACATACAGCATCAAAACACATATTAAAGTTTCTTGTGAATACATCTTCAGAAAAGTACTCATTAGTCAGCTTTGAAAGAGTGTACCAAACATTACCAAAAAATTCATAAACATAATCCCACCCCCCAACTTGGCCATTCACTGCCCGCTAAATTGCTTAACTTGTGTACGTCAAGTTTCtcaatttcgctccctgtatggtCCAATCTATCCTCATCATTAATAACTTTAATAACTTTCAGTCAGCGACACACACTGAGTGACAACTCAGTAACAAAGGGGGTGTAGTTTTATCGTTTAACAGAGAAGCTACACCTGAGAAATCCTCACATAACTGCCAACAGTCATATGATGAAAGCATAACAATCTTACTGCATACTGAGGATTTTCAAACCTATTAGAATATTGAACTCATGACCAGATGACATCCACACAACTACACATATGCTACCTCTCATGTTTAGACTGTACATAACCATGAATACAAACACTTTAATGTATGAGTAAGCCACTGTCACCACATGGATGGTAGTGCAAATGTAGGTAATACTGATAACTCATGATCATAGAAGTACAGTTCTTTTATATCGTTCTGTGATATGTCACACTGTTGCAGGTGGTGGTGGTTTGGAGGCTGAAAGTAGACGAAACAGCTGGTGGGAACTTGAATTCTGACGAATCAGGTAAGGGTGGCGGAAAATCGAGTCGTTCCCATAAATTAGGAAGGTTAACTGTATTATTATGAGGAGTCTGTGGTATCGCAGGAGAAAGAAAATATCACCAAATggcaaataataacaataataataataactcaagACATAGAGGAATTGAAACTTGCCTATGAATGAAAGAGTTTTCTTCTATTTATTCTCCTCGCACTCAGTGGATTTTCTCTGGCACTTCATAGTGGTGGTGCCATTGCTCGAGCGAGGAACAGGTTAAGAATGACAGTCTTAGGCTGCTTGAGGCTCTAAGAGGGGCAGGTGCAGTGGTAAGGGGAGGGACAGTAGAAGCACACTACAACAGTGGTGGTGGGGGAAAGAGTGCACTGCACCATTGGGGGAGAGGAGACGTAATTTTGGATTATGACACCGTGGTAAACACAAACTTAAGTGTGATACTAGGGCACCATCTTGGCCATAAATTATGGTAATTATAATGACAGTTATGGACTATTAACTTGAATTATAATGATAGTTATTGCTCATTAACTACAtcctaaataaacaaaacaagagCAGAACTGAACTGTTTGTTTACATAAAGGTCATTAAATTAGGCTAGGGTAACTGGCCAGGCTGTTAAATTAAGAAGAACAATGCACAACATTCAGGTAGAACTGGTATGCCCCTTACTGCCACAAACCCTCACAAATATATCAAGAGCTTGTGTCATGCAGATTGCACACTGCAATGTATGTAGAGGGTATACCAATGTGCTATTTTGCAGATCTTCACTTGATACAGGTTAAATAATAATACCATCATGTATCAATATATGTGTGGTCATTTCAATCCCTATGCAGTTACTACTTACTTCAGCCCCTTAAAGCCTGTCATTATTATGTGTGGAATTTTATACTGAGTAACCTTCCTACTTGAATGTGTCATACAATATTAACAGATTTCCTATATTGGAATGCTATTGGCACCACACTGCAGGTGACTGGGAGACCAGAATGCATCCAGTTCTAAATTTAAAGCAGGGCTAACTCTGAATTCATGTAGCTGGTTGTCGTGGGTGTCTTGCCCAAAAAATAGCCAACCTGCATTCCAAACTGTCCTGTATAGTCTAGTGTGTTCTATCAGTTCATGTGGTATACCTTGCTGTGAGTGTTCCACTAATTTTGAACTATTTTCATCCTGCTCTCGCCAAGATGCACATTACTCAAACAGAACATGCATGTTGTTGGTCAACAGGCGACATGCCGCTGCGTGTTTTCACTGAGGGACTGAGAATCCTAGCAGCCTACATGACAGTCAGAGGAATCCCAACCGTGGCTCGCCCCTACCTCCAGCAGCAGCTCCCCGGTTCATTGATGGTTGGCCATGTGAAACGTATAGTTTCTGGGGTGCTGCTAATGCTCCTCTCTATTAGAATGGTCGCTGCAGTGGGTGGCTTGATTGTGTTGGTGGGAGTCTACATGATAGCCACAGGAATTTTCCGGCTGGTCATCGACACAATACGTGTGCTGTGTCGCAATTGCGCCACACTCTTTGGAGCATTACTTCTGCTTCATGCACTCGTAGAGCATGTTGTAAATGATGGCCCACCTGCATGGGACTTCGCAGTGATGGTGTGCATCATGTTGGCCTACTGGATGGCGAAGGGCACCTTGCAGCTGAACGGGGACTCAGAGCTCTTTGGGATGATGCTTGTGCTCTTTGGTCTCGGCTTGCACATCGTAACTATATGGATGGCACGTGGCGTCGTGCAGTTTACTAAGGTAGGTGTTAGTAGACTCCTGTTATTAAGTTCCCAATTTATTAAAGTGACAATACTTCAACACTttcttaaagccggccgcggtggtctagcggttctaggcgcgcagtccggaaccgcgcgactgctacggtcgcaggttcgaatcctgcctcgggcatggatgtgtgtgatgtccttaggttagttaggtttaagtagttctaagttctaggggactgatgaccacagtagttaagtcccatagtgctcagagtcatttgaaccatttgaactttcttaAATAAGTACAATTTGTAATTCTAATTCATTTGTTTGCGCACCAAACTTTACTGTGAAGGACATCATGTCTAAAATCGATATTACATATgatgatttagttttaagttggtgCCCTTTTATTTATCAAAACAGTGGAGGACCTAGTTAGTGCTGATGTAATGGAACTGCTAATACagttgagtcaaaaaggactttacaacttttgaatgatatagaaatttattgggaTAACTGACAGAATAGGTAGATGTTTCAATAAAAGTCTCAAGTGtaattttggttcgatgtgactaccacTTGTGATGTGATAAACATCCCAccagtaatcaatttcttcccacactcgttgcaacAAATCAGATGTAACATCCAATAAGCGGTGTAGATTCGATTTCTCAGGTCGACTACATTGTTTGGTAAGGGAGGAACATACACACAGTCTTTAATAAAATGTTGCTTTGGTTTTTGTGAACTGTGGGAAAAGCTCTCCCTAAACTGTTcaacatattcatcaacacgttgGTACACGATTATTTACCGTGTCGCAGTGAACAACCCGTCTCCACAATGTTCTTATGCCAAGAGTAAATTGCAGGCCTGCTTGGAGGTTCTTAGCGAATTCGGTGTAAAAATTGCGCCGAGCAAGAAACGAAAATATGTAGCGAGCACGCACCTACTAGTGAAagaagccattttaactgtgcattaTACTGGCGCTCTTGGCGGCAGAATCGGGTACTGATGAACTACATGAATCAACTTGAAGTTGTTCGCTACAAAATgatacatctaccgattctgtaagttatctcaataaatttctatatcattccaaatttATTAAGTCCTTTTTGACACAACCTGTTTTTCTACGCTTCCAGAGGTTTGGCCTTTCTTAGTGGGGTGGAGAAAGCGATATCAAAGAAAAGAAGAAGGGAACTGGAGTTGAAGAGTGCATAACGTTGTGTTTAACTGGCTAGATAAGTATGCAAATTTTTCGAGGCTCTGATGCGGACAAGCTGGAAAGTTCACGGCCTAACAGAGACTTcaaatattcttcttcttcataCATTCTCCATGATAGCTTAAGTCACAGGCAGCCATTATATCTTCTGCGTCGTTGCATCTATAGGGCTTTTTAAAGCAGTCATGTAGTGTGCATTTGGACAAAGGAATATACTGGAAGCCTTGATGCGTGACTGGGGTGCCGTTCAACACTGTACTAGCC
This sequence is a window from Schistocerca serialis cubense isolate TAMUIC-IGC-003099 chromosome 7, iqSchSeri2.2, whole genome shotgun sequence. Protein-coding genes within it:
- the LOC126412439 gene encoding uncharacterized protein LOC126412439, with amino-acid sequence MPLRVFTEGLRILAAYMTVRGIPTVARPYLQQQLPGSLMVGHVKRIVSGVLLMLLSIRMVAAVGGLIVLVGVYMIATGIFRLVIDTIRVLCRNCATLFGALLLLHALVEHVVNDGPPAWDFAVMVCIMLAYWMAKGTLQLNGDSELFGMMLVLFGLGLHIVTIWMARGVVQFTKRGNQHRF